In Aequorivita sp. H23M31, a single window of DNA contains:
- a CDS encoding LytR/AlgR family response regulator transcription factor, which yields MIKLIIIDDEKHALITLEHLLEKFKDVEVLATVQESIHAKEIIEKLKPDLILLDIEMPLLNGFDVLEQFKEIHFKVIFTTAYDQYAIKALKVNALDYILKPIDAKEMREALDKYNNNQIFTTHEQLANLAKFNIGEMLDTLALSTSKGLLFIKIKDIMYLTASSSYTYVKMVSGETHLVSKSLSNFEEVLTDYPYFFRPFKSNIVNLHFVKQYIRGEGGELIMQDNTSIVVSRTKKQEFLNLFKKI from the coding sequence ATGATTAAGCTCATTATAATTGACGACGAAAAGCACGCTTTGATAACCCTGGAGCATCTACTGGAAAAATTTAAGGATGTGGAGGTTTTGGCCACGGTGCAGGAAAGTATCCATGCCAAGGAAATTATTGAAAAACTTAAACCCGACCTCATTCTGTTGGATATTGAAATGCCCTTGCTCAATGGTTTTGATGTTTTGGAACAGTTTAAGGAAATCCATTTCAAGGTCATCTTTACCACGGCTTATGATCAATATGCCATCAAGGCGCTAAAGGTAAATGCGCTGGATTATATACTAAAACCCATAGATGCCAAGGAAATGCGGGAGGCTCTGGACAAATACAACAATAACCAAATATTTACCACCCACGAGCAATTGGCAAATCTGGCAAAATTCAACATTGGCGAGATGTTGGATACGCTGGCTCTTTCCACAAGCAAGGGATTGTTGTTCATTAAGATCAAAGACATCATGTATTTAACCGCAAGCAGCAGTTATACGTACGTGAAAATGGTTTCGGGAGAAACTCATCTGGTCAGCAAATCGCTTTCCAACTTTGAGGAGGTCCTCACGGATTATCCTTATTTCTTTAGACCGTTTAAATCCAACATTGTCAATCTTCACTTTGTAAAGCAATATATACGCGGTGAGGGCGGGGAGCTTATTATGCAGGACAATACCTCTATTGTTGTGAGCCGGACCAAGAAACAGGAGTTTTTGAATTTGTTTAAAAAAATTTAA
- a CDS encoding GNAT family acetyltransferase, which translates to MVNTRMGNRGDIDGILALQSKYLYSNLSEEERKQGFVTTPFTKEQLEEIIKQDGIFIGEKDDNIIAYVFAGSWRYFEPWEIFNYMVSRFPNLSFEGRAITTINSFQYGPVCIEESFRGKGLFNQIFEEMRLEFRKKYPISVTFINKINVISEKAHTKKLGWKIIDEFQFNNNTYIALAFDMEQSVL; encoded by the coding sequence ATGGTTAATACGCGAATGGGAAATCGTGGGGATATTGATGGAATTCTGGCCCTGCAATCGAAATATCTATATAGCAACCTAAGTGAAGAGGAGCGGAAACAAGGTTTTGTAACCACTCCGTTCACCAAAGAACAATTGGAAGAGATTATTAAACAAGATGGAATCTTTATTGGCGAAAAAGACGACAACATAATAGCTTATGTCTTTGCCGGGAGCTGGAGATATTTTGAACCATGGGAAATCTTCAATTATATGGTATCCCGTTTCCCCAATCTATCTTTCGAAGGAAGAGCAATCACAACTATCAATAGTTTCCAGTATGGTCCTGTTTGTATTGAAGAAAGCTTTCGTGGAAAGGGTCTGTTTAATCAAATCTTCGAAGAAATGCGTTTAGAGTTTCGAAAAAAATATCCCATCTCGGTTACCTTTATTAATAAAATCAACGTGATTTCAGAAAAAGCCCACACAAAAAAATTGGGTTGGAAAATAATAGACGAATTTCAGTTTAACAACAATACCTATATCGCACTGGCATTTGATATGGAGCAATCGGTATTATAA
- a CDS encoding Ppx/GppA phosphatase family protein — translation MLNIEKYGAVDIGSNAIRLLIVTVVEQKGKDTLFKKTSLVRVPIRLGAEVFLDGKISESNSKRMVDAMTAFRLLMSTHGIKRFRACATSAMREASNGTRIADKIEKESGISINIIDGKDEAAIIASTDLKTLIQDDKVFLYVDVGGGSTEITVFANGHSLVSKSFKVGTVRLIEGLVDDGVWDDMEEWIKKETKIFQKVSMIGSGGNINTIFKKSGKKLGKPLSYLYLSSYYKQIKAMSFEERITELDMNPDRADVVVPATRIYLSAMKWSKSKNVFVPKIGLSDGIIKSLYNEKIAAELEVN, via the coding sequence TTGTTAAATATTGAGAAATACGGAGCGGTAGATATTGGCAGTAACGCCATCCGCTTGCTGATTGTAACAGTTGTAGAGCAGAAGGGAAAAGATACTCTTTTTAAAAAAACATCCTTGGTCCGAGTGCCCATTCGGCTGGGTGCGGAGGTTTTTCTCGATGGAAAAATATCAGAAAGCAATTCAAAGAGGATGGTCGATGCCATGACAGCTTTCCGGTTATTAATGAGCACTCACGGAATAAAAAGATTCCGTGCCTGTGCCACCTCAGCGATGCGGGAAGCTTCTAACGGAACACGGATTGCGGATAAAATTGAAAAAGAAAGCGGCATTTCAATCAATATAATAGATGGCAAGGATGAAGCTGCTATTATCGCCTCAACCGATTTAAAAACCTTGATTCAGGATGACAAGGTGTTTCTCTATGTGGATGTTGGAGGAGGAAGTACGGAAATTACCGTTTTCGCAAACGGCCATAGTCTCGTATCCAAAAGTTTTAAAGTTGGAACCGTAAGACTAATTGAAGGATTGGTAGATGATGGAGTTTGGGACGATATGGAAGAATGGATAAAAAAGGAGACAAAAATTTTCCAAAAAGTTTCGATGATCGGTAGTGGCGGAAACATCAATACCATCTTTAAAAAGAGTGGTAAAAAACTGGGAAAGCCTCTTAGCTACTTATATCTATCATCTTATTACAAGCAGATAAAGGCAATGTCTTTTGAGGAACGGATTACCGAGCTTGATATGAATCCTGACCGTGCAGATGTGGTAGTGCCTGCAACCCGAATTTATCTTTCGGCAATGAAGTGGAGCAAATCCAAAAATGTATTCGTTCCGAAAATTGGTTTAAGCGATGGGATTATCAAAAGTCTTTACAATGAAAAGATTGCTGCGGAATTGGAAGTGAACTAG
- a CDS encoding cellulase family glycosylhydrolase, whose amino-acid sequence MKNNLNFFRSVFKKGFKFPIVILVILLSHACSENDDPEPTPAPEQNLTLHVSGKDLMLPNDEKIILRGINYPIIDAYEIGYPDVIHYLLDEASKTGANCIRFPWYTNGKHFWDGPLGHPGLVDSWVADGSLKDMLAYSHQKGMIPILELHDPGYITCTNDWNYFNTVVADWWKSENVRTLIEQTQEYLIINLANEFGHVRFGADPNALNTFKSNYIQLILSLRNLGIKVPIMIDAPDCGTSSSELLSIAEEMLQADPLHNLIFSVHAYWYGYASTPVVIDQKLDEINNKDVCFVFGEIANFQDVNECGSQNILDITTHVLEKACSNQIGWLAWTYDQDCSAPREMTTDGSFLNLTEWGNFIVNDPEFGLKSNAGCGAH is encoded by the coding sequence ATGAAAAATAATTTAAATTTTTTCCGTTCGGTATTTAAAAAGGGTTTTAAATTTCCGATTGTCATTTTAGTTATACTTCTGTCACACGCCTGTAGCGAAAATGACGATCCCGAACCAACTCCGGCACCAGAGCAAAATCTAACCTTACACGTTTCAGGAAAGGATCTAATGCTTCCCAATGATGAAAAAATAATACTCCGTGGCATCAACTACCCGATAATTGATGCTTATGAAATTGGTTATCCCGATGTTATCCATTATTTATTGGACGAAGCTTCAAAAACGGGTGCCAATTGCATCCGTTTTCCCTGGTACACCAATGGAAAGCATTTTTGGGATGGTCCATTGGGTCATCCGGGATTAGTTGATAGTTGGGTAGCTGATGGCTCTTTAAAGGATATGCTGGCGTATAGCCACCAAAAAGGAATGATTCCCATATTGGAACTTCACGATCCCGGATATATTACCTGTACCAATGACTGGAATTATTTTAATACGGTGGTGGCAGATTGGTGGAAAAGCGAAAATGTAAGAACGCTTATTGAGCAAACCCAGGAATATTTGATTATCAACCTCGCCAACGAATTTGGTCATGTTCGTTTTGGTGCTGATCCCAATGCGCTCAACACTTTTAAAAGCAATTATATACAACTTATCCTTTCCCTAAGAAATTTGGGGATAAAGGTTCCCATAATGATAGATGCTCCGGACTGTGGTACCTCGTCTTCGGAATTGCTTTCCATCGCCGAAGAAATGCTTCAGGCAGATCCGTTACACAACCTCATTTTCTCTGTTCATGCCTATTGGTATGGTTATGCTTCTACACCGGTAGTGATTGATCAAAAACTGGATGAGATTAATAATAAAGATGTTTGTTTTGTCTTTGGGGAAATAGCCAATTTCCAAGATGTAAATGAATGTGGCTCACAAAATATTCTGGACATTACCACCCACGTTCTTGAAAAAGCATGTTCCAATCAAATAGGCTGGCTGGCCTGGACCTATGATCAAGATTGTAGTGCACCGAGAGAAATGACCACGGATGGTTCCTTCCTAAACTTAACCGAATGGGGGAATTTTATTGTGAACGATCCAGAATTCGGACTAAAATCCAATGCGGGCTGTGGCGCCCATTAA
- the ppk1 gene encoding polyphosphate kinase 1 encodes MIEKTATHSPQVRNEYINRELSWLQFNARVLQEAYDKKIPLLERLRFLGIFSNNLDEFFKVRYATIRRIEEAGKTGRSFLGGFSAKELLAEITHTVIDQQAYSLKILSDIHRELKKENIFIINETQVTRKQSQFISDYFVKYVSPAMMTIMIGELDEFPSLRDSAAYLAIRMVMAKEDDTFETKYNYALIEIPRTIDRFVVLPQEGDKQYVIILDDLIRHCLHNIFGIFNYESISAHMIKITRDAELDIDSDLSRSFIEKISKSVKKRSIGDPVRFVYDKNIDTETLQYLLQKMGIDNTDSIIPGGRYHNRRDYMNFPRLGRPDLQYEPTEPLPIPGLSMQGRLFDKIKERDYLLHTPYQTFMYVVKFLREAALDPKVKSIKITIYRLAEVSHIASSLINAKKNGKDVTVQIELQARFDEEANIKYAELLQSENVHLKFGVKGLKVHCKMILIERLENKKIVRYGLISTGNFNESTARLYTDYALFTADERICKEMNKVFDFFEVNYQIKKYRHLIVSPHYTRNAISHLIDIEIKNKKAGLPSGIRLKMNSLADYKMIDKLYEASRAGVKIKMIVRGICCLIPGVKGMSENIQAISIVGKFLEHPRLFIFENAGKPKVYISSADFMGRNLDNRVEITCPIYDEGIKQELLENFEIGWRDNVKARVFSAKNDNAYRKNNKPPVRSQFAMYDYYLNKLEVN; translated from the coding sequence ATGATAGAGAAAACCGCAACACATTCTCCGCAAGTTCGCAACGAGTATATCAACAGGGAGTTGAGCTGGCTTCAGTTTAACGCTCGGGTCTTGCAAGAAGCTTACGATAAAAAAATTCCTTTGTTGGAGCGGCTTCGTTTCCTTGGGATTTTCTCCAATAATCTCGATGAATTTTTTAAGGTACGTTATGCTACCATTCGTCGGATTGAGGAGGCGGGCAAAACAGGTAGAAGTTTTCTGGGAGGATTTTCGGCCAAGGAACTTTTGGCAGAGATTACCCATACCGTAATCGATCAGCAGGCCTATAGCCTTAAAATCCTCAGCGATATCCATCGCGAACTGAAAAAGGAAAATATTTTTATCATTAACGAGACACAGGTTACCCGAAAACAGAGTCAATTTATTTCCGATTATTTTGTGAAGTATGTAAGTCCAGCGATGATGACCATAATGATTGGCGAGCTGGACGAATTTCCCAGTTTAAGGGACAGTGCCGCTTACTTAGCCATAAGAATGGTAATGGCCAAGGAGGATGATACTTTTGAAACTAAATACAACTATGCCCTTATTGAGATTCCCAGAACTATAGACCGTTTTGTGGTCTTGCCACAGGAGGGAGATAAGCAGTACGTAATTATTCTTGATGATTTAATCCGCCATTGTCTACACAATATTTTCGGCATTTTTAATTACGAAAGTATTTCGGCACATATGATAAAAATTACCCGCGATGCGGAACTGGATATCGACAGCGATCTAAGCCGAAGTTTTATTGAGAAAATTTCCAAAAGCGTTAAGAAAAGAAGTATAGGCGATCCTGTACGGTTTGTTTATGACAAGAATATTGATACTGAGACCCTTCAATATCTTTTGCAAAAAATGGGAATTGATAACACGGATAGTATCATTCCCGGAGGGCGTTACCACAATCGACGAGATTATATGAACTTTCCAAGATTGGGAAGACCTGATCTTCAATACGAACCCACGGAACCCTTGCCGATTCCTGGATTGAGTATGCAGGGACGATTGTTTGACAAAATTAAGGAAAGGGATTATTTGCTCCATACACCCTATCAGACCTTTATGTATGTAGTGAAATTTCTTCGGGAAGCCGCATTGGATCCAAAGGTGAAATCCATAAAAATTACCATATATCGCCTGGCAGAAGTTTCACATATAGCCAGCTCGCTCATTAATGCCAAAAAAAATGGCAAGGATGTAACGGTCCAAATTGAGCTGCAGGCAAGATTTGACGAAGAAGCAAATATCAAATATGCTGAATTATTGCAAAGTGAAAACGTGCATCTTAAATTCGGGGTCAAGGGATTAAAAGTTCACTGCAAAATGATTTTAATCGAAAGGCTTGAAAATAAAAAAATAGTTCGTTATGGGTTGATTAGCACAGGAAACTTTAATGAATCCACCGCCAGGCTTTATACGGATTACGCACTATTTACTGCAGATGAAAGGATCTGTAAGGAAATGAACAAGGTGTTCGATTTCTTTGAAGTGAATTATCAAATTAAGAAATATAGACATTTAATCGTCTCTCCCCATTACACCCGAAATGCCATTTCACATCTTATCGACATTGAAATCAAGAACAAGAAAGCAGGTTTGCCAAGTGGGATCCGGCTTAAAATGAATAGTCTTGCCGACTATAAAATGATTGATAAATTGTATGAAGCAAGCAGGGCAGGAGTGAAGATAAAAATGATTGTTCGCGGTATCTGCTGTCTTATTCCCGGAGTAAAAGGAATGAGTGAGAATATTCAGGCAATAAGTATTGTCGGAAAGTTTTTGGAGCATCCACGATTATTTATTTTTGAAAATGCTGGAAAACCTAAGGTATATATATCTTCCGCAGATTTTATGGGCAGGAATCTTGACAACCGAGTGGAAATTACTTGTCCTATTTATGATGAAGGAATAAAGCAGGAACTTTTGGAAAACTTCGAAATAGGTTGGAGAGATAATGTAAAAGCACGTGTTTTCAGCGCCAAGAACGATAATGCCTATCGTAAAAACAACAAGCCTCCAGTAAGGTCGCAATTTGCGATGTACGATTATTATTTAAATAAACTTGAAGTAAACTGA
- a CDS encoding aminopeptidase P family protein produces MKAKEKVAALRAEMKKNKIDAFIVYAADPHMSEYLPSEWQERSWLSGFTGSAGFVVVTLDKAGLWTDGRYFTQAPKELEGSGIDLFKDGIEGTPNYIDWIISETSEGAAIGVNSLATSHANWVLLKDKLSKHKRQLRSLPLLDNVWNDRPAPSKNSVFDQPVELAGQSVEDKISSIRQKMKSEGASLHIISSLDDVAWTLNLRGSDVKSNPVFLGYIVLSTEKCFLFVDMKKIDEKTKSQLQKEGVELKSYDSFFNHLETLKDESILISPNSNQSIFEAIKSENTIIEKPVPGNLMKAVKNETEQQGFRTVMVRDGVAMVKFLYWLTQTAGEEELDEYTIGTKLRGFRAEGKNFIGESFGSIVGYKGNGAIIHYSAKSEGSAQVTNKGSILVDSGGQYIEGTTDITRTFPLGEVSQEFKEDATRVLQGLIQLSMVKFPKGTKGVQLDAFARMPLWKEGKDYNHGTGHGVGSFLNVHEGPQSIRKDLNPVDLEAGMVLSNEPGYYVEGKYGIRHENLILVKNWKKTEWNTFYEFETLTLCPFFKSIMVREMLSQQEIDWINTYHDMVRERLSPHLEGEVKEWFLDLVSPL; encoded by the coding sequence ATGAAAGCCAAAGAAAAAGTTGCTGCTTTGAGAGCCGAAATGAAGAAAAATAAGATTGATGCCTTTATTGTTTATGCTGCCGATCCGCATATGAGCGAATACCTTCCGTCGGAATGGCAGGAGAGGTCCTGGCTTTCAGGGTTTACGGGATCTGCCGGTTTTGTGGTTGTAACTCTTGATAAAGCCGGGCTTTGGACGGATGGCCGTTACTTCACCCAAGCTCCCAAAGAATTGGAAGGCTCGGGAATCGATCTGTTTAAGGATGGAATTGAAGGCACTCCAAATTATATCGATTGGATAATTTCCGAAACTTCTGAGGGAGCTGCCATCGGCGTCAACAGTTTGGCTACTTCGCACGCCAATTGGGTTTTATTAAAGGATAAATTGTCAAAACACAAAAGGCAACTCAGGAGTTTACCCTTATTGGATAACGTTTGGAATGATAGGCCCGCCCCGAGTAAAAATTCTGTTTTTGACCAACCCGTAGAATTGGCTGGCCAGTCCGTAGAGGATAAAATTTCCAGTATTAGGCAGAAAATGAAATCTGAAGGCGCATCTCTACATATAATCTCAAGCTTGGATGATGTTGCTTGGACATTAAACCTTAGAGGAAGTGATGTAAAGAGTAACCCCGTTTTTTTAGGATACATTGTTCTTTCAACAGAAAAATGTTTTCTCTTTGTCGATATGAAGAAAATAGATGAAAAAACAAAAAGCCAACTTCAGAAGGAGGGAGTGGAACTAAAATCTTACGACAGTTTTTTCAACCATCTTGAAACTTTAAAAGACGAATCAATTCTTATTTCACCCAATAGTAACCAATCCATTTTTGAAGCTATTAAAAGTGAAAATACAATCATTGAAAAACCAGTTCCGGGCAATTTAATGAAAGCGGTGAAAAATGAAACCGAACAGCAAGGTTTCAGAACGGTCATGGTTCGTGACGGAGTGGCTATGGTGAAGTTCCTTTATTGGCTTACTCAAACGGCTGGAGAAGAGGAATTGGATGAATATACTATTGGTACGAAACTGCGGGGTTTTCGTGCCGAAGGAAAGAATTTTATCGGAGAAAGTTTCGGCAGTATTGTGGGATATAAGGGAAATGGAGCGATTATCCATTATTCTGCCAAATCTGAAGGTAGTGCACAGGTGACAAATAAGGGCAGTATTTTAGTTGATTCAGGCGGACAATATATAGAAGGAACAACGGATATTACACGCACCTTTCCACTGGGCGAGGTGTCGCAAGAATTTAAGGAAGACGCTACAAGAGTTTTGCAGGGACTTATTCAATTGTCAATGGTTAAATTTCCAAAGGGAACCAAAGGAGTACAGCTGGATGCATTTGCCAGAATGCCATTATGGAAAGAGGGGAAGGACTATAATCACGGAACTGGTCACGGTGTGGGAAGTTTCTTGAATGTTCACGAAGGGCCCCAAAGTATCCGAAAAGATCTTAATCCCGTAGATCTAGAAGCCGGAATGGTGCTATCCAATGAGCCGGGTTACTACGTTGAGGGTAAATATGGAATCCGGCATGAAAATCTTATTTTGGTTAAAAACTGGAAAAAAACGGAATGGAATACTTTTTATGAATTTGAGACATTAACCTTATGTCCGTTTTTTAAAAGCATCATGGTGCGAGAGATGCTTTCGCAACAAGAAATTGATTGGATCAATACGTATCACGATATGGTCCGGGAAAGACTTTCGCCTCACTTAGAAGGCGAAGTAAAGGAGTGGTTTCTGGATTTGGTGTCCCCATTATAA
- a CDS encoding SixA phosphatase family protein — translation MKTLYLVRHAKSSWKHDVDDHERPLKERGQDDGLLVSKKVSSEIEAPQKIISSDAVRALTTANFFKNAWNLPESQFDTSHDLYDFSGQAVIRFIKSLDDELDRVMIVGHNHAFTSIVNMFGNRYIENVPTCGFVMLEFDENHWSDLTTGKTVKTIFPKDLK, via the coding sequence ATGAAAACACTATATCTAGTTAGACACGCAAAATCCTCTTGGAAACATGATGTGGACGATCACGAAAGACCTTTAAAAGAAAGAGGCCAGGATGATGGTCTTTTAGTTTCGAAAAAGGTTAGTTCTGAAATTGAAGCCCCACAAAAAATTATTAGCAGTGATGCTGTGCGTGCCCTTACCACTGCAAATTTTTTCAAAAATGCCTGGAATCTTCCCGAATCGCAATTTGATACGAGCCACGATTTATATGATTTTAGCGGTCAAGCCGTTATTCGTTTTATAAAATCTCTTGATGATGAACTCGATAGGGTGATGATCGTGGGCCACAATCACGCATTCACTTCCATTGTAAATATGTTCGGCAACCGTTATATTGAAAATGTTCCCACTTGTGGTTTTGTTATGTTGGAATTTGATGAAAACCATTGGAGCGATCTAACCACGGGAAAAACCGTAAAAACAATATTTCCGAAGGATTTAAAATAA
- a CDS encoding prolyl oligopeptidase family serine peptidase, producing the protein MKNLILFLITGLYASMAFSQIHYPPTPKILVQDTLWGNVYDDNYRRLENMKDPKVVSWFKAEAQLTDSIMDNITGRDELIAEWRKLDALQPPVYYDIKVQAGRYFFQKSNPGEKASKVYYRNGINGKDELLFDPLTFIPGKTLSVESIRPSYDGSKLLLGYSEQGAEVSTLRVMDVNSKKFLPDEILATAGAGGWTFDNSSFFYTWIKSADNTDPAARLNPKFKLHRLGNPVSSDIDFFSNEKYPSLNIDSKAYPYAYLSKDAPDYIFSTVETVQREMALYYAPISEFNATINWKPLITTEDEIVRNTEFFDGKIYGITYKNAKNFQLVATDLKNPDWKNAEIVVPEKSYTLENFIRSKDYILLHYSDGLVDYLFKYNPKTKKTTEVKTPYKGSIYLIRLDYNSNEIVMLSTSWNKPFTDFIYNADTDQFSESSFNKMPDYPDSYTNLVVEEVEVKGHDGLMVPLSIIYQPGIKKDGSNVCYMEGYGAYGISMTPSFATRLYSMAVKGVVIAIPHVRGGSEKGEEWYKAGFKSTKPNTWKDFISCAEYLIDQGFTNSKKLAGSGTSAGGILISRAITERPDLFAAAVCNVGLGNAMRGEFSPNGPVNIPEFGTVTDPEETKALYEMDGMQHVKDGVKYPAVMCVAGWNDPRVVPWQPGKLAAALQNSSTSGKPVLLKINYDNGHFTDDKEVSWANFANQYAFLMWQCGHPEFHPKK; encoded by the coding sequence ATGAAAAACCTCATTCTTTTCCTTATTACCGGACTTTACGCATCAATGGCATTTTCACAAATCCATTATCCCCCAACCCCAAAAATATTGGTCCAGGATACTTTATGGGGAAATGTTTACGATGATAATTATAGAAGGCTGGAAAACATGAAAGACCCCAAAGTTGTTTCATGGTTTAAGGCCGAAGCCCAACTTACCGATTCCATTATGGACAACATAACCGGCAGGGATGAGCTTATTGCTGAATGGAGAAAATTGGATGCCCTTCAGCCGCCTGTTTATTATGATATAAAGGTACAAGCTGGAAGATATTTTTTTCAAAAAAGCAATCCGGGCGAAAAAGCGAGCAAAGTATATTATCGAAATGGAATAAACGGAAAGGATGAGTTGTTGTTTGATCCTCTAACCTTTATTCCCGGAAAAACACTGTCTGTAGAATCCATTAGACCCAGTTATGATGGATCCAAGTTGCTATTGGGATATTCCGAACAGGGTGCAGAAGTGTCAACTCTTAGAGTAATGGATGTAAATTCCAAGAAATTTTTGCCAGATGAAATTTTAGCAACTGCCGGTGCGGGAGGTTGGACTTTTGATAACAGTTCCTTTTTCTATACGTGGATTAAATCCGCAGATAACACCGATCCCGCAGCCCGTCTCAATCCTAAATTCAAACTTCATCGTTTGGGAAACCCTGTAAGCTCTGATATTGACTTCTTTAGCAATGAAAAATATCCATCTTTGAATATTGATTCAAAGGCCTATCCTTATGCATACTTATCCAAAGATGCACCGGATTATATATTTTCCACCGTGGAAACTGTCCAGCGTGAAATGGCTCTCTATTACGCCCCCATTTCGGAATTCAATGCTACCATAAATTGGAAACCGCTAATTACTACCGAGGACGAAATTGTGCGGAATACAGAATTCTTCGATGGAAAGATTTATGGTATCACTTATAAGAACGCAAAAAACTTTCAGTTGGTCGCAACAGATTTAAAAAATCCGGATTGGAAGAATGCCGAAATTGTTGTACCCGAAAAATCCTATACCCTTGAAAATTTTATCCGTTCAAAGGATTACATCTTATTACACTACAGTGACGGTCTGGTTGACTATCTTTTCAAATACAATCCCAAGACCAAAAAAACCACAGAAGTAAAAACTCCTTACAAGGGATCGATTTACCTTATCCGTCTGGATTATAATTCCAATGAGATTGTGATGCTGAGCACCTCGTGGAATAAACCTTTTACGGACTTTATTTATAACGCGGACACAGATCAATTCAGTGAAAGTTCCTTTAATAAAATGCCGGATTATCCTGATAGTTATACAAATCTGGTGGTGGAGGAAGTTGAGGTAAAAGGGCACGATGGGCTCATGGTTCCGTTGTCTATTATTTACCAGCCGGGTATAAAAAAAGACGGTTCAAATGTTTGCTATATGGAAGGGTATGGTGCTTATGGAATCAGTATGACCCCTTCTTTCGCAACTCGACTATATTCCATGGCAGTTAAGGGAGTGGTGATTGCCATTCCACACGTTCGCGGTGGTAGCGAAAAAGGAGAGGAATGGTATAAAGCCGGTTTTAAATCCACAAAACCCAATACCTGGAAGGATTTTATAAGCTGTGCGGAATATTTGATTGACCAAGGTTTTACCAATTCAAAAAAGTTGGCAGGATCTGGAACAAGTGCCGGCGGAATTCTTATTAGCAGAGCAATAACAGAAAGACCGGACCTTTTTGCTGCCGCCGTTTGCAATGTAGGTTTGGGAAATGCCATGAGAGGAGAGTTTTCCCCAAATGGCCCGGTAAATATTCCCGAATTCGGAACCGTAACGGACCCCGAAGAAACCAAAGCCTTATATGAAATGGATGGGATGCAGCACGTAAAGGACGGTGTAAAATATCCCGCCGTCATGTGCGTGGCCGGTTGGAACGATCCACGTGTTGTTCCATGGCAACCGGGAAAATTGGCCGCCGCACTTCAAAATTCATCAACCTCTGGAAAACCCGTTCTGCTGAAAATAAATTATGACAATGGCCATTTCACCGATGACAAAGAGGTGAGCTGGGCAAACTTCGCCAACCAGTACGCCTTTTTGATGTGGCAATGTGGACATCCGGAATTTCATCCAAAAAAATAA